A region of Massilia sp. WG5 DNA encodes the following proteins:
- a CDS encoding putative quinol monooxygenase, with the protein MNKANLSFIVHLPGRPGQREQLETRVRDVLVAMSAEPDFVHCTLHRSQDAADTLVVYETWRCSRADFLANHLGKPYRQVFEQTLPDMLAGPRRIEFLDEVDPPLSLGAASAAQAAT; encoded by the coding sequence ATGAACAAGGCGAACCTGAGCTTCATCGTGCACCTGCCGGGTCGCCCCGGGCAGCGTGAGCAACTCGAGACGCGCGTGCGCGATGTCCTCGTCGCGATGTCGGCCGAACCCGATTTCGTCCACTGCACGCTGCATCGCTCGCAGGATGCAGCCGACACGCTGGTCGTGTACGAAACCTGGCGCTGCAGCCGCGCCGACTTCCTTGCCAATCATCTGGGGAAGCCCTACCGGCAGGTCTTCGAGCAGACGCTGCCCGACATGCTGGCCGGTCCGCGCCGTATCGAGTTCCTGGACGAGGTCGATCCGCCGCTGTCGCTTGGCGCGGCCAGCGCCGCGCAGGCCGCCACCTGA